The segment TCTCCAGAATCACGATCAAGGCAACGTGAAACTGGTCGTCGTTGACGGGTCGATCCAAATCCGGAATCCGAGCCCCCGCATGGAGGCTGATCAAGCCTTCTCCACTTGAAAGGTACTGGTAACAGTCATCGACGAGCTTTTGAATGTTCTCGTCGCTGGGATCTTTGAGGGTGAAGAATACGGAATGAGTCAGGTGACCTTTGGACATGGACGGAGCTTGCTATTGTTGATGTAGTAGAAAAAGTTGCGGCAGGGCACCGTAACTACGTATCGCGATCGGCTACGCAAGCCAGTCGGGCAAATCGCCGGCTTCCGGAAGCTGCAGCAAAATCGCGGACTCGATGCCATCCTTCTCCGTCACGCGAGCAAGTGCTTTTTCTGACGCACCCGAATCGAGATTCAACACACCAATCGCACTGCCACCGGCTTCTGTTCCCTGGCGACCGACTGCCATTTGAGCGATATTGACGTTCTCTTCGGACAGCACGCTGCCGACGTAGCCGATGATGCCCGGCACGTCCTGATGATGGAACACCAACAGGTTGCCGTCCATGAACGCTTCGGTGCGGTATTCGCCAAGTCGAATCAGACGCGGCATGTCTTTGCCGAAAACCGTGCCACTCGCAGAACAGGTTTTGCCATCGCCAGAAACGGTGGCCGTGATCTGGCTGCTGAACGTGCCGTAAGCCGTGCTCTCTTTACGAGAAAGCTCGATGCCGCGTTCGCGACACAGCAGTTCCGCGTTGATGATAT is part of the Mariniblastus fucicola genome and harbors:
- a CDS encoding Dabb family protein; translated protein: MSKGHLTHSVFFTLKDPSDENIQKLVDDCYQYLSSGEGLISLHAGARIPDLDRPVNDDQFHVALIVILESREAHDAYQEMADHITFIERNKESWASVRVFDATS